The Acidobacteriota bacterium genome window below encodes:
- a CDS encoding thiamine phosphate synthase: MSIISDIFQGHSPPYLYGISNRGAFPSLAPEDYLDRIFGSPADALQWREKDLSPAEARPLVKRGAELARRVGKVFLVNTHVELALQEGAGGSHLTSKQDLSCAIRFREQYGSRAFLLGKSAHSRDDVLRAAAEGADYVLVSPVRNPLSKEARAPALGFPELERIAHSVEIPVFALGGVVESDLDRIASCGAAGLAGITWLMRAVEGPHANSEI; this comes from the coding sequence TTGTCCATTATCAGCGATATTTTCCAAGGACATAGTCCCCCCTACCTCTACGGCATCTCAAATCGCGGCGCCTTTCCCAGTTTGGCGCCTGAAGACTATCTGGATCGCATTTTCGGCAGCCCGGCCGACGCCCTGCAGTGGCGGGAAAAAGACCTCTCGCCGGCGGAGGCCCGCCCCCTGGTGAAGCGGGGCGCCGAGTTGGCGCGCCGGGTCGGAAAGGTGTTCCTGGTCAACACTCACGTGGAACTGGCCCTTCAGGAAGGGGCCGGCGGAAGCCACCTGACTTCGAAGCAGGATCTGTCGTGCGCCATCCGGTTCCGTGAGCAGTACGGATCCCGGGCGTTTCTCCTGGGCAAGTCGGCTCACAGCCGTGACGACGTGTTGCGGGCCGCGGCGGAGGGAGCCGACTACGTGTTGGTGAGCCCGGTTCGGAACCCTCTCTCCAAAGAGGCGCGCGCACCGGCACTGGGATTCCCGGAATTGGAGCGCATCGCGCACTCCGTCGAGATCCCGGTATTTGCCCTGGGAGGGGTCGTGGAGTCCGATTTGGACCGCATCGCGAGCTGCGGGGCCGCAGGCCTGGCCGGGATCACGTGGCTGATGCGGGCGGTCGAGGGACCGCATGCGAATTCGGAGATCTGA
- the rplS gene encoding 50S ribosomal protein L19 codes for MNSIQLVEQSQLRDGIPDFGPGDTVRVNFKIREGNKTRVQPFEGVVIAIRKRGLGSTFTVRRISFGYGVERIFPFHSPLIEGVQVLRRGRVRRAKLYYLRELKGKKARIREKR; via the coding sequence ATGAATTCGATACAACTGGTTGAACAGTCACAGTTGAGGGACGGGATCCCCGATTTCGGACCCGGAGACACGGTCCGGGTCAACTTCAAGATCAGGGAGGGCAACAAGACTCGCGTACAGCCCTTCGAGGGAGTCGTCATCGCCATTCGCAAGCGGGGGCTGGGTTCCACCTTCACGGTTCGCAGGATCTCGTTCGGCTACGGTGTGGAGCGTATCTTCCCCTTCCACTCCCCGTTGATCGAAGGTGTGCAGGTACTGCGCAGAGGACGAGTCCGGCGGGCCAAGCTCTACTATCTGCGCGAGCTCAAGGGGAAGAAGGCCAGGATCCGGGAGAAGCGCTGA
- the trmD gene encoding tRNA (guanosine(37)-N1)-methyltransferase TrmD, with translation MQVDVITIFPGMCQGFFDYGILHQAIRKGLFRLELVDLREFTTDRHRTVDDRPYGGGEGMVLKPEPLFRAVERCRRGRRKPWVVYPSPQGSRFTQEKAVELSRKSHLTFICGRYEGVDQRALDDLVDEEISMGDFVVTGGELPALLIVDAIVRMIPGVVGKPASLEQESFATGLLDYPQYTRPATYRDRAVPEVLLSGNHKEIRSWREEQALRRTRDRRPDLLASGASCGRAKG, from the coding sequence ATGCAGGTCGACGTCATCACCATTTTCCCCGGGATGTGTCAGGGATTTTTCGATTACGGTATCCTGCATCAGGCGATCCGAAAGGGTTTGTTTCGCTTGGAGTTGGTGGACCTCCGGGAATTTACGACGGATCGGCACCGAACCGTGGACGATCGGCCCTACGGAGGCGGAGAGGGCATGGTGCTCAAGCCCGAACCCCTGTTCCGCGCGGTGGAACGATGTCGCCGGGGCCGGCGAAAGCCCTGGGTCGTCTATCCGAGTCCGCAGGGAAGCCGGTTCACGCAAGAGAAGGCGGTGGAATTGTCCCGGAAATCCCATCTGACCTTCATATGTGGACGTTACGAGGGAGTGGACCAGAGGGCGTTGGATGATCTGGTGGACGAAGAGATCTCCATGGGAGACTTCGTGGTCACGGGTGGCGAACTGCCGGCCCTGCTGATAGTGGACGCGATCGTGCGAATGATTCCGGGCGTGGTGGGCAAGCCGGCTTCATTGGAGCAGGAGTCGTTTGCCACCGGGTTGTTGGACTATCCTCAGTACACCCGGCCGGCCACCTACCGGGATCGTGCGGTCCCCGAGGTCCTGTTGTCGGGGAACCATAAAGAGATCCGTTCCTGGCGAGAGGAACAGGCTCTGAGACGTACTCGGGATCGCAGGCCCGATTTGCTCGCTTCGGGCGCGAGTTGCGGCAGGGCGAAAGGATGA
- the rimM gene encoding ribosome maturation factor RimM (Essential for efficient processing of 16S rRNA) — translation MTEFIAIALIVKARGIRGEVSAELLTDFPERFSSTNDVRVALPGAEYQEFIESARFHKGRVLLKFRGRERPEQVRELIGGEVQIPLEERMPLPEGAFFESDLLGLSVEQKGHDLGTVVELFRTGSEGVNLVIRDQNDGELMIPLARAFIRDVDLDRGVIQVDLPPGLAPSG, via the coding sequence TTGACTGAATTCATAGCCATAGCTCTCATCGTCAAGGCGAGGGGAATACGTGGTGAGGTTTCCGCCGAGCTTCTGACGGACTTCCCAGAGCGATTCTCCTCTACGAACGACGTCCGGGTGGCCCTTCCCGGCGCCGAGTACCAGGAGTTCATCGAGTCGGCCCGTTTTCACAAGGGCCGCGTGCTGCTGAAGTTTCGGGGCAGGGAACGGCCCGAACAGGTCCGGGAACTGATCGGGGGGGAGGTCCAGATCCCCTTGGAGGAGCGCATGCCGCTCCCGGAAGGGGCCTTCTTCGAGTCTGATCTCCTGGGTTTGAGCGTCGAGCAGAAAGGACACGATCTGGGCACGGTGGTCGAATTGTTTCGAACCGGTTCCGAAGGCGTGAATCTGGTGATCCGGGACCAAAACGATGGGGAGCTCATGATCCCGTTGGCACGGGCGTTCATTCGGGATGTGGATCTGGACCGCGGGGTCATCCAGGTGGACCTTCCTCCGGGACTGGCTCCTTCGGGCTAG
- a CDS encoding KH domain-containing protein, which yields MRELVEMIAKTLVDDPEEVRVTEVAGEQTTVLELRVAQHDLGKVIGRHGRTARAIRTLLGAAGMKVRKRFVLEILE from the coding sequence ATGAGAGAGCTTGTCGAGATGATAGCGAAGACGCTGGTCGATGATCCGGAAGAAGTTCGAGTGACCGAGGTGGCGGGGGAACAGACCACCGTGCTCGAACTGAGGGTCGCCCAGCATGATCTTGGCAAGGTCATCGGCAGGCACGGACGAACCGCCCGTGCCATTCGTACGTTGTTGGGAGCGGCCGGAATGAAGGTGCGCAAAAGGTTCGTCCTGGAAATCCTCGAGTAG
- the rpsP gene encoding 30S ribosomal protein S16 → MLRIRLSRHGAKKDPHYRVVVAERSSPRDGRFLEILGYYNPALKPVRLSLNLERIDHWMNLGAQPSGTVTGLISRVRRQEQP, encoded by the coding sequence TTGTTGAGAATACGGTTAAGTCGACACGGCGCCAAGAAGGATCCCCACTACCGGGTTGTGGTGGCTGAGCGCAGCAGTCCCAGGGACGGGCGATTTCTTGAAATCCTGGGATATTACAATCCGGCTCTCAAACCGGTTCGTCTCAGCTTGAACCTGGAGCGAATCGACCACTGGATGAATCTGGGGGCTCAGCCTTCGGGAACGGTCACCGGACTGATCAGCAGGGTTCGCCGGCAAGAGCAACCCTGA
- the ffh gene encoding signal recognition particle protein, which produces MFENLSSRLQKILRDLKGEGRVSKAHLNASLRQIRIALLEADVHFGVVKSFISGIREKALGQEVMRSLTPGQQVVKIVNEELTRLLGSETAELTRGVRRPTVIVLVGLQGSGKTTTTGKLARWLEAKGRRPLMVSTDVRRPAAIHQLSVVGSAIGIEVEDPPARDPVRRARTARKRAANMGFDPLLVDTAGRLHVDEELMIELQEIVAGVGAHEVLLVADAMTGQDAVRSAKSFGDRLDLSGVVLTKMDGDARGGAALSIRTVTGQPIKFIGTGEDYGAFETFHPERMAGRILGQGDVLRLIEKAEAAVTPQDSRKILERIRRDEFTLDDFRVQLRQLRKLGPLEQVMGMLPQGGMFKGMGQVQLEEKQLDAMEAMINSMTPMERANPRIIKGSRRRRIARGSGRTVSDVNRLLKQYLQARTMMKRMKRGFLGRSRSRIGFPV; this is translated from the coding sequence ATGTTCGAGAACCTGTCTTCACGGCTGCAGAAGATTCTGAGGGACCTCAAGGGGGAGGGGCGCGTCTCCAAGGCGCACCTGAATGCCTCGCTGCGCCAGATCCGCATCGCCCTGCTGGAGGCCGACGTCCATTTCGGCGTGGTCAAGTCGTTCATCTCCGGAATCCGGGAAAAGGCCTTGGGACAGGAAGTGATGCGCAGCCTCACCCCCGGTCAACAGGTCGTAAAGATCGTCAACGAGGAGCTCACTCGCCTTCTCGGATCGGAGACGGCCGAGCTGACCAGGGGAGTTCGAAGGCCGACGGTTATCGTGTTGGTCGGTCTGCAAGGGAGCGGCAAAACGACCACGACGGGGAAACTGGCGCGATGGCTCGAAGCCAAGGGCCGGCGGCCCCTGATGGTGTCGACGGATGTCCGCCGCCCGGCGGCCATCCATCAACTCTCGGTCGTGGGCTCCGCCATCGGGATCGAGGTGGAGGACCCCCCGGCCCGGGATCCGGTTCGCCGGGCCCGGACGGCCAGGAAGCGGGCCGCAAACATGGGATTCGACCCGCTGCTCGTCGACACGGCGGGGCGCCTCCACGTGGACGAGGAGCTCATGATCGAGTTGCAGGAGATCGTGGCCGGAGTGGGGGCCCACGAAGTTCTTCTGGTCGCCGATGCCATGACGGGTCAGGATGCCGTCCGTTCGGCCAAGAGCTTTGGAGACCGGCTCGATCTGTCCGGCGTGGTCCTCACCAAGATGGATGGGGACGCCCGCGGCGGCGCGGCCCTTTCGATCCGGACCGTCACGGGTCAGCCCATCAAATTCATCGGAACGGGTGAGGACTACGGCGCCTTCGAAACCTTTCATCCGGAGCGGATGGCCGGCCGGATACTGGGCCAGGGGGATGTCCTCCGCCTCATCGAGAAGGCTGAAGCGGCGGTGACGCCGCAGGACAGCCGGAAGATTCTGGAGAGGATCCGGAGGGATGAATTCACCCTGGACGACTTCAGGGTCCAATTGCGCCAGCTCCGCAAGCTGGGACCACTGGAACAGGTTATGGGCATGCTCCCGCAGGGAGGAATGTTCAAGGGGATGGGACAGGTCCAGCTCGAAGAAAAGCAACTGGACGCCATGGAGGCCATGATCAATTCCATGACTCCCATGGAGCGCGCAAACCCCCGGATCATCAAGGGCTCCCGGCGCCGCCGGATCGCCCGCGGCAGCGGCCGGACGGTGTCCGACGTCAACCGCCTCCTGAAGCAGTACCTGCAGGCTCGAACCATGATGAAACGTATGAAGCGGGGGTTTCTGGGCCGGTCCCGGAGTCGCATCGGCTTCCCCGTCTAG
- the selB gene encoding selenocysteine-specific translation elongation factor, with translation MRDFLVGTAGHIDHGKTTLLKALTGIDADRLEEEKRRGITIDIGFAHLSLGHVRIGFVDVPGHERLVKNMLAGIGGIDLALLIVAADESIMPQTLEHFHICRLLDIPAGIVVLTKCDSVEPELLNLVREEIRAMTRGSLLENSPVIAVDSISGSGLERLKQALLDQARGPGRNRGFRQERLIRLPVDRVFTKRGFGTVVTGTLTSGIIEQGDAVAVYPSGKRGKIRRVEIFNREAAKAVAGQRTALNLSGLGKDDLNRGMVLSRPGGLRPTRSLDASISVLTDAPRPLKRKTPVRFHHGSGQWHGHVYPLEGKEVAPGRRAMVQLRLHQPALCWIGDRFILRLDSPPVTVGGGVVLDDHPPRHRARNLSGALSALKALHSGLEATCRDTDRIRLEFLVRSKGEPGIDIGELAARTGAPRRRLLEHLREHRDIELVPQEPSLAVTRAALRSLQESMLSYLNDFHSRNPLAAGVSREELRNRFLRSSSIDYFQFLLQRLEQRELIRIDRSIVMRRDWAPRLNPAQEGVRRSILDALRRSFPRPPNLTELKQRLHHPPSRTEEVCFFLIQQGDLVRVGGEFVLTPFQIDRLKNELTIKFSPGQSFSVPEFKDSLGISRKYAIPFLEYLDREGVTRRQGDGRVVL, from the coding sequence ATGAGAGACTTTCTGGTTGGAACCGCCGGTCACATCGATCACGGCAAGACCACCCTCCTGAAAGCCTTGACGGGCATCGACGCCGACCGCCTGGAGGAAGAGAAGCGCCGCGGGATCACCATCGACATCGGCTTCGCCCACCTGTCCCTGGGTCACGTCCGTATCGGGTTCGTCGACGTTCCGGGGCACGAAAGGCTGGTCAAGAACATGCTGGCCGGCATCGGCGGCATCGACTTGGCTCTGCTCATCGTCGCCGCCGACGAATCGATCATGCCGCAGACGCTGGAGCATTTTCACATCTGCCGGCTCCTGGACATTCCCGCAGGAATCGTCGTCCTCACCAAGTGCGATTCGGTGGAGCCGGAACTTCTGAACCTGGTTCGGGAAGAGATTCGAGCCATGACCCGGGGCAGCTTGCTTGAAAACAGTCCGGTCATCGCCGTGGACAGCATCTCGGGGAGCGGGCTGGAGCGACTGAAACAGGCCCTGCTCGATCAAGCTCGAGGACCCGGTCGGAATCGTGGCTTCCGGCAGGAACGATTGATCCGGCTGCCGGTGGACCGGGTCTTCACCAAGCGGGGATTCGGGACGGTGGTGACCGGCACCCTGACCTCGGGAATCATCGAGCAGGGAGACGCCGTTGCCGTCTATCCTTCCGGAAAGAGGGGCAAGATCCGCCGCGTCGAGATCTTCAACCGCGAGGCTGCCAAGGCGGTGGCGGGCCAGCGGACCGCATTGAACCTCTCGGGACTGGGAAAGGACGACCTGAACAGGGGGATGGTCCTTTCGCGGCCCGGAGGTCTTCGGCCGACTCGTTCTCTGGACGCCTCGATCAGCGTGCTGACGGACGCGCCGCGCCCGCTGAAACGAAAAACTCCAGTCCGATTTCACCACGGAAGTGGACAGTGGCACGGCCATGTGTATCCACTGGAAGGGAAAGAGGTGGCTCCCGGCCGGCGCGCGATGGTTCAGTTGCGACTCCATCAACCCGCCCTGTGCTGGATTGGAGACCGGTTCATTCTCAGATTGGACTCTCCGCCCGTCACCGTCGGAGGCGGAGTGGTGTTGGACGACCACCCGCCCCGTCACCGTGCCCGGAATCTCTCCGGAGCGCTGTCGGCATTGAAGGCGCTTCATTCGGGACTGGAAGCCACCTGCCGCGACACGGACCGGATCCGGCTCGAGTTCCTGGTTCGCTCCAAAGGGGAGCCCGGGATTGACATCGGCGAGTTGGCCGCCCGGACCGGCGCGCCGCGGAGGCGATTGCTGGAACACCTGCGGGAGCATCGGGATATCGAGCTCGTGCCCCAGGAGCCGTCTCTGGCAGTGACGCGGGCAGCCCTGCGAAGTCTGCAGGAATCGATGCTCTCCTACCTGAACGATTTCCACTCTCGAAACCCGCTGGCCGCGGGCGTCTCCAGGGAAGAGCTTCGAAACCGGTTCCTGAGGTCCTCCAGTATCGACTACTTCCAGTTCCTGCTGCAGCGGCTGGAGCAGCGGGAACTGATCCGCATCGACCGCTCGATCGTCATGCGGCGAGATTGGGCGCCCCGCCTGAATCCGGCTCAGGAGGGAGTGCGGCGGTCCATTCTGGATGCTCTCCGGAGAAGTTTTCCCCGGCCTCCGAACCTGACGGAGCTGAAGCAGCGGCTGCACCACCCGCCGTCCCGGACCGAAGAGGTCTGTTTCTTCCTGATCCAACAAGGTGATCTGGTCCGGGTCGGCGGGGAATTCGTCTTGACCCCGTTTCAAATCGACCGTCTCAAAAACGAACTCACGATCAAGTTCTCTCCCGGCCAATCGTTTTCGGTCCCCGAGTTCAAGGACTCCCTGGGGATCAGCCGCAAGTACGCCATCCCGTTTCTCGAGTACCTGGACCGGGAGGGAGTCACCCGGCGCCAGGGAGACGGAAGAGTCGTTCTTTAA
- a CDS encoding spondin domain-containing protein → MKFRMNSIFTVCIIVSLALASGATGLAQDTFQVTVHNLTGSQLITPPLVVVHDSSTSLFTVGQPASAELATLAEEGNPMPLMEAAMGMEGVFDTGVAFGPGDPPVIPPGESASVMVEATPQYKWLSVVGMLATTNDSFFAVSRVELPVRVAFYFLGPRSLTVSAPAYDAGSEANSESCDFIPGPPCGNHVHDPAEAEGFVHISNGVHGAGDVNAADADWRNPVARVTITRVD, encoded by the coding sequence ATGAAATTCAGGATGAATTCCATTTTCACGGTCTGCATCATTGTGTCTCTCGCCTTGGCCTCCGGCGCCACCGGCCTCGCTCAGGACACTTTCCAGGTCACAGTCCACAACCTGACCGGGAGTCAACTCATCACCCCGCCTTTGGTCGTGGTGCATGATTCCTCCACCTCCCTCTTCACGGTCGGACAGCCCGCAAGCGCCGAATTGGCGACGCTGGCGGAAGAGGGAAACCCCATGCCGCTGATGGAAGCCGCGATGGGAATGGAGGGAGTATTCGATACCGGAGTGGCCTTCGGTCCCGGAGACCCGCCGGTCATTCCCCCCGGCGAGTCCGCCAGCGTGATGGTGGAGGCCACGCCCCAGTACAAGTGGCTTTCGGTCGTGGGCATGCTGGCGACGACCAATGATTCATTCTTTGCAGTCAGCAGAGTGGAGCTTCCGGTGCGAGTGGCTTTCTACTTCCTCGGGCCCCGCTCCTTGACGGTGAGCGCCCCGGCCTACGATGCAGGAAGCGAGGCAAACTCCGAGTCGTGTGACTTCATTCCCGGCCCTCCCTGTGGAAATCACGTCCACGATCCGGCCGAGGCCGAAGGCTTCGTTCATATCAGCAACGGGGTTCACGGAGCCGGCGACGTCAATGCCGCCGATGCCGACTGGCGCAATCCCGTAGCCCGAGTGACGATCACCCGGGTCGATTGA
- the tatA gene encoding twin-arginine translocase TatA/TatE family subunit produces the protein MGGLGVTELVIILIIVVVIFGASRLPQLGKGLGQGIRNFKDSIRASQEKGIEKKTE, from the coding sequence ATGGGTGGTTTGGGTGTTACGGAACTCGTCATCATTCTCATTATCGTGGTCGTGATCTTCGGCGCCAGCCGCCTTCCCCAACTGGGGAAAGGACTGGGTCAAGGAATCCGGAATTTCAAGGATTCCATAAGGGCCTCCCAGGAAAAAGGGATCGAGAAGAAAACGGAATAG
- a CDS encoding divalent-cation tolerance protein CutA, whose product MTPVRIVFCTIDSADAARRLARRLVEDRLAACVNIIENVTSVYKWEGRIEEDAELLLVIKTRDGQLRELMERIGELHPYDVPEILCWPVQEGSRPYLDWVVAETG is encoded by the coding sequence ATGACACCGGTCCGAATCGTCTTTTGCACCATCGACAGCGCCGACGCCGCCCGAAGACTGGCCCGGAGGCTGGTTGAGGACCGTCTCGCCGCCTGCGTGAATATTATCGAGAACGTGACCTCGGTTTACAAGTGGGAGGGCCGGATCGAGGAGGACGCCGAACTCCTGCTGGTGATCAAGACCCGGGACGGCCAGCTGCGGGAATTGATGGAGCGGATCGGGGAACTCCACCCCTACGATGTCCCGGAAATCCTTTGTTGGCCGGTTCAGGAGGGGAGCAGGCCCTATCTGGACTGGGTCGTTGCCGAAACCGGTTAG
- a CDS encoding septum formation initiator family protein, whose protein sequence is MAISRKARRETFWILLLAACFFLTYILIFAEGGYLEFRKARGELQQLLMENQELRQQQQLYREQIRKLREDPDEVERIARDRHGYAKPGDIIVNLPGRTDSPPGRDPGSR, encoded by the coding sequence ATGGCTATCAGTCGCAAGGCACGACGGGAAACCTTCTGGATCCTGCTCTTGGCGGCCTGCTTCTTCCTCACCTACATCCTGATCTTCGCCGAAGGGGGCTACCTGGAGTTCCGCAAGGCCCGGGGCGAGTTGCAGCAACTCCTGATGGAAAACCAGGAGCTGCGCCAGCAGCAGCAACTCTACCGGGAGCAGATCCGGAAGCTGCGCGAAGACCCCGACGAAGTCGAACGCATCGCCCGGGACCGTCACGGCTACGCCAAGCCGGGCGACATCATCGTCAACCTGCCCGGCCGGACCGATTCGCCTCCAGGCCGCGATCCAGGAAGTCGATAA
- a CDS encoding protein-disulfide reductase DsbD family protein — protein sequence MKIAIRRIVRVCGAGWIWMLLILPVQAQDQVRFELLVDSAEVPAGEVFEAKLRAELAPGWHIYSLNQPPPPVKTTVTVVKESGFEAAGPVTQPTPIVAYDPSFDIDTEYFEEQVDFGVPVRVRSSTGPGAETLGVKVRFMVCSDTLCLPPQTKVFEAAVRVSEARAPAGSPPADTQEAEPAPSPAVQEEPPGAASGAPAAAGDSGGIPVETLGYIAFAMGMGALALLTPCVFPMIPITVSYFTKRQAVTRGQALRDASLYSLGIILTFTLLGFGLTFLFGSGGINRLAANPGINLLIAAIFIAFALSLFEVLELRLPASWTTALDRKASATGGIAGILLMALTFSLVSFTCTVPFVGTLMVAAIQGDWLWSLLGVTAFAVVFSSPFFLLALFPSWLKSLPRSGNWLNSVKITMGFLEVAFAFKFLSNVDLVYQWELLTRPGLIAIWLAISVMILFYLLGWFRFPHEQATESIGVSRAFFAVFFAAISIHLIRGLIGFPLGELDAFLPPRDYGNPASVVGSLGQGAGEELDWIDDYESGLAGARESGKPVFIDFTGYTCTNCRWMEANVFTLPQVQERFRQYLLVRLYTDGTGPEHAENMRLEQERFGTIALPFYVVLSPENEVVATFPGLTRNPEEFIDFLDRGLEANRSGRAG from the coding sequence GTGAAAATTGCGATTCGACGGATTGTGAGGGTGTGTGGGGCCGGCTGGATCTGGATGCTCCTGATTCTGCCGGTACAAGCTCAAGACCAGGTTCGGTTCGAACTGCTGGTGGATTCGGCTGAGGTTCCCGCCGGGGAGGTCTTCGAGGCAAAGCTGCGCGCCGAGTTGGCGCCGGGGTGGCATATCTACTCGCTCAACCAGCCTCCTCCACCGGTCAAGACCACAGTGACCGTCGTGAAGGAGTCGGGATTCGAGGCCGCCGGTCCCGTGACCCAGCCGACCCCCATCGTCGCCTACGATCCCAGTTTCGATATCGATACCGAGTACTTCGAGGAACAGGTGGACTTTGGCGTACCGGTTCGAGTGCGTTCCTCGACCGGGCCGGGTGCAGAAACGCTCGGAGTCAAGGTTCGCTTCATGGTCTGCAGCGATACCCTCTGCCTGCCGCCCCAGACCAAGGTTTTCGAAGCCGCCGTGCGGGTTTCGGAGGCTCGGGCCCCCGCCGGGAGTCCGCCGGCTGATACCCAGGAAGCGGAGCCCGCTCCGTCCCCGGCCGTCCAGGAAGAGCCTCCCGGCGCCGCTTCGGGTGCCCCGGCAGCCGCCGGAGACTCGGGCGGTATTCCGGTGGAGACGCTGGGCTACATCGCCTTCGCCATGGGCATGGGAGCGCTGGCGCTCCTGACGCCGTGCGTTTTCCCCATGATCCCCATCACCGTCTCCTACTTCACCAAACGTCAGGCCGTGACGCGCGGCCAGGCCCTCCGCGACGCCTCCCTCTATTCCCTGGGGATCATCCTGACCTTTACGCTGCTGGGCTTCGGCCTCACTTTCCTCTTCGGATCGGGCGGCATCAACCGCCTGGCGGCGAATCCGGGCATCAATCTCCTGATCGCCGCGATCTTCATCGCCTTCGCCCTGAGCCTGTTCGAAGTGCTGGAGCTTCGCCTCCCCGCCAGTTGGACCACCGCGTTGGACCGGAAGGCATCGGCCACGGGGGGGATCGCCGGGATCCTGCTCATGGCTCTGACGTTTTCGCTGGTGTCCTTCACCTGCACCGTCCCCTTCGTGGGAACGCTGATGGTCGCCGCCATTCAGGGGGACTGGCTCTGGTCGCTATTGGGCGTGACTGCCTTTGCGGTGGTCTTCTCCTCGCCTTTCTTCCTGTTGGCGTTGTTCCCGTCCTGGCTCAAATCGCTGCCCCGAAGCGGAAACTGGCTGAACTCGGTCAAGATCACCATGGGTTTCCTGGAGGTCGCCTTCGCCTTCAAGTTCCTCAGCAACGTGGATCTGGTCTACCAGTGGGAACTCCTGACCCGGCCGGGCCTCATCGCCATCTGGCTGGCCATTTCGGTGATGATCCTTTTCTATCTCCTGGGCTGGTTTCGCTTTCCCCACGAACAGGCGACCGAATCCATCGGAGTTTCGCGGGCTTTCTTCGCGGTCTTCTTCGCCGCCATATCGATTCATCTGATCCGGGGACTCATCGGGTTCCCGTTGGGAGAGTTGGACGCGTTCCTGCCTCCTCGCGACTACGGGAATCCGGCGTCCGTCGTGGGTTCCCTTGGGCAAGGCGCCGGCGAAGAACTGGATTGGATCGACGACTATGAGTCCGGTCTGGCCGGGGCGCGGGAGTCGGGCAAGCCGGTCTTCATCGATTTTACCGGCTACACCTGCACCAATTGCCGCTGGATGGAGGCGAACGTCTTTACCCTGCCCCAGGTTCAAGAGAGATTTCGCCAGTATCTTCTGGTCCGTTTGTACACCGACGGCACGGGTCCGGAGCATGCCGAGAACATGCGTCTCGAGCAGGAGCGCTTCGGGACCATCGCGCTTCCGTTCTACGTGGTGCTGTCGCCGGAAAACGAGGTGGTGGCCACTTTTCCGGGGTTGACCCGGAACCCGGAGGAGTTTATCGACTTCCTGGATCGCGGCCTGGAGGCGAATCGGTCCGGCCGGGCAGGTTGA